The DNA window AATGGTTTTCAATCATCTGGCAATAATTTGGAGGTCAAGGAACTAGGCTTTATGGTAATAATGGTTACAAGGGCAGGAATAATGGTGGCTATAAACCAAGGtataacaattcaaagtctGGTGGTTTTTGGTCTGGAAATACATCTAATCGACAAACGGTCATTCCTGAATGTCAAATATGTTTGAGAAAATGACATATTGTTGTTACATGTTGCTATAGGAGTGAAAATAATCAAGTAATTCAGGAGTGCCAGATTTGTGGAAAGAAATGACATATTGCTATTGATTGCAGACACATGGGCAATTATGCATATCAAGGGGCTCCTCCACAAGCTTCTTTACATGCAAATTTTGCATTTCAAGACCATCATTCTCAGTTTCAGTACAATTCTTCTCAGAACGGTTTTTTCGCTGGTACCTCTGGTTATCAGGGATTTCATTCAGCATCTTCAAATGTGCCTCCTGATTTTTCTGCACCACCTTTTTTTTCATCAGGGTCAGTCTTCTCATAATTTTTCAGATATTCCAGAAAATCAATTGCCAACTACATTTATTGCTCAACCTACCTCTGGAAATTGTTCTTAGATAGTTGATACAGGAGCTCCACACCATATGAGTCCTGATGTCACTATCTTAAACATTGCAGTTCCTTATGATAGAGATAAGATTATTGTTGGTAATGGGGAAGGTTTAGTTGTCAAACATATTGGCACTAGCCAATTACCTACTTCTTCTCATCCCTTATATCTCAAAAATGTTCTTCATGTTCCAATGTTGACAGTCAATCTACTTTTTGTAAAACAGCTTTGTCGAGATAACCACAGTTGGTTTATTTGTGATGATGTTGAATTCTTTGTGCAGGACAAGGCAACAAGGGAAGTACTCTATCA is part of the Malus domestica chromosome 12, GDT2T_hap1 genome and encodes:
- the LOC114820180 gene encoding uncharacterized protein isoform X1 — encoded protein: MAAMYVNGAILSSHNGNSSFQSHSGASSIFVGPGSPSVFTQNFGYGFNASNSSNMAAPQSSFPQYGTSNGNGFQSSGNNLEVKELGFMVIMVTRAGIMVAINQDTWAIMHIKGLLHKLLYMQILHFKTIILSFSTILLRTVFSLVPLVIRDFIQHLQMCLLIFLHHLFFHQGQGNKGSTLSRKE
- the LOC114820180 gene encoding uncharacterized protein isoform X2, with protein sequence MSMGQYFLLIMYGTSNGNGFQSSGNNLEVKELGFMVIMVTRAGIMVAINQDTWAIMHIKGLLHKLLYMQILHFKTIILSFSTILLRTVFSLVPLVIRDFIQHLQMCLLIFLHHLFFHQGQGNKGSTLSRKE